The DNA sequence GGATGGTGTTGATGTTCTTGCTGTCCTGCTCCAGCGCCTGCATGGTCTGGGTCGACTTTTGCAGATCCTCGCTCAGTCTCAGCACGCTGCCGGTGGCTTCGCCGATGTGCTGTTGCCCATCGTGCACATCGCGGTAGCCCTCGTCCGCACTGGTGGCGGCCTGGCTGCACGAGCGGGCCACTTCGTTGGCGGTGGCGACCATCTCGTTGAAGGCGGTGCTCACCAACTCTACCGCTTGACGCTGGCGCCCGGCGGCTTCGTTCATGTTTTGGGCCACTTCGCTGGTGTCGGCCGCCGCATTTTGCAGGTCCGAAGAGGCGCTGCCGATGCGCTGCACCAATTGCGCGATCATGCCCAGGAACTGGTTGAACCAGCTGGCCAGGGTGGCGGTTTCATCCTTGCCCTGCACCGTGAGTTTGCGGGTGAGATCACCTTCACCTTCGGCGATTTCCTGCAGGCCGTTGGCAACCCCGCGGATCGGCCGCACGATGACGCTGGCGAAACTGGCGCCGACGATGGCGAAGACCACGGCCAGCGCGGCCGCGATGGCGGCGATCAACCAGGTCAGGCTCGAGGCTTCGGCCATCACTTCGTCACGCTTGATCAGGCCGATGAAGCGCCAGCCCAGCCCTTTGGAGCTGACCACGTTGGCCATGTAGGGCACGCCGTCGATCTCGATCTGGGTCACGCCATCGCTGCTTTTGGCCAGCTCGGCATAGTTGGGGCCCAGGTCGGCCAGCGGCTTGAAGTTGTGCTTGGCATCGGCGGCGTCCACCAGGACGTTGCCGTTGGCTTCCACCAGCATCAGGTAGCCGCTTTCGCCCAGCTTGATGTTCTTGACCAGTTCGGTGAGTTGCTTGAGCGACACGTCCAGGCCTACAACGCCCACCAGCTTGCCGCTGGCGTCGGCAATCGTGTGTACGATCCCGATCAGCGATACGTCATCCGGTGCCCAGTAGTAGGCGTCAGTACGCACGTTGTTGCCGGGTGAGGCGATGGCCGCCTTGTACCATGGACGCACGCGTGGGTCGTAGTTGGAGATCTTGGGATCGTCAGGCCAACTGGCGTAGCCGCCATCGGCCAGCCCTACGGAGAGATAGGCTGTGGTTGGATGGCTCTTGGCGAATCTGTCAAAGATCTCCAAAAGCTGTTTGTTGTTTTCCGGCAGGGGAATCTGTGCGGCGTCGGCGCCGGAATAGTTTTTCAGGTCTTTGGCGGCGACGATACGCGGGTCCTTGGCAAAGAACTCGACGTTCTGGCTGATGCCATCGAAAAACTGCTTCATGCCATTGTCGATCTGGCGGATCTCACGACCGCTGCTGTCCAGGAAGTTGGCTTTGGCGGCGTCGCGCAGGTTCAATACGACGAGCACCGCCACCAGGATAACCGGGAGGCAGGCGATGGTCGCGAACGCCCATGTCAGCTTCTGTTTGATATTCATGACTTCTCCCGCAGGTATTTATAAGTGTTGGAACGGCGGAAACATTAGCGGTGAGCGTTGCGAATTCTGGAGGTGAAGCGCCCATGCCTACCTATAGCGTATCGACCAAGGCCCTATGTACTTTAGGTCGATCGGCTATTAGGGGATGCTGATCGACGGCGATGAGGCGATTGCAGACCACGTCGCTAATCTGGAAGATAGCGTCGACGGCTCTGCATCCGGTTGCCTTTTTCTCAACGCGTCGGCGTCAGGCAAGTCCTGATCGTTTTCCTGTATCAACGAGGCCCTATGCCAAGCGCATTCGAGAGCGTACTTAAAAACAAGAACATGGCTTATCGGCCACTCGGATCACCCGCTGCCGACCAGGCGCCAATCCGCGTTGCGTTTGTATTGATGGACAACTTTTCGATGATGTCCTTTACCGGCGCGGTGGACGCACTGGTCACCGCCAACCTGATGAGCGACATGCCCCTCTACGAGGTGTTGACGGTCGGGGCGTCGGGGTGTCAGGTGACGAGTGATCTGGGGATCGTCATTTCCGCTGATGTCGAACTGGCGCAGTTGCCGGAAAACCAGGACGTCCTGATCGTCGCCGGGGGCTTTCGCGTGAAGTTGCAAGGCCTGCCTTTGCTGCGGCGCAAGCTACGCGCCAATGCTGCGTCCGGGGCGATATTGGGGGGGCTGTGGAACGGTGTCTTTTTTGTCGCCGATGCCAACCTGCTCGATGGTTTCGAATGCGCCGTTCATCCAGAAAGCCGCGCCATGATGACGGAGATGTTTCCCCACGTGAAGGTTTCCAACCGGGCCTATGTCGTTGACCGGGAGCGGGTCAGTTGCGCCGGTGCGAACAGTTCGCTGCGCATGATGCTCCAGTTGATCAGCAAGACGGGAGGGCAGGCACTGGTGGGCGCCATCGAGGAGATTCTTCGGTGTGATGAGTCAGGCGATAATGCGACGGACTTGCCGCCGGTGTTCGTCGAGACGGACCCGACGCTGCCGGAAAGTCTCAAGCTGGCTCTGGAGCTGATGTGGCAAAACGTCGAGGAGCCCTTGACCATTGACGAGCTGGCAGCCTGCGTCAAGATTTCCAAGCGGCAGTTGGAACGGCGGTTCTGTAGTTTTCTCGGGGCGACCCCAACGCGTTATTACCTGGAACTGCGCCTGACGCGGGCGCGCCAGCTTATCCAGCAAACCAATCGTTCCGTGACGGAAATCGCCGTGGCGACGGGCTTCGTCAGCTCCCCGCACTTTCAGCGTCGTTTCCGGGATTTCTTCGGCGTTCCGCCAGGCAGTTATCGTTCCAAGCTTGAGCGCAAGCAAGCGTTGCAGTGAGAGCGGGTTTCCTGCGTTGCTGGGTCGCCAACGCAGCCAAGGGCCTGATCTCTCGATCAGGCCGCACGAACCCTTTGGATCATGTACAGAACGATACAACCGGTGGCACACAACCAGATAATCGAACCGGAAGCGGCGACGATCAATGTGAGGTCGGAGTCTTGTTCGACCATGCCCGGAACCGCATACCCGAACCAAAGCAGTGAGACTAGAACGTAAACCAGCAGCGACATCAGGAACTCGAATATCTTTTTTGCGTGCATGAATCTTCCCCACCCGCCAATGTTAGACGGGTATTTCAGGTGAACGGGTCAGGTTGCCTTTTTCTGTCTGCGCAGAAATAAAGGGTCTTGCAGTATTGGATGGCGAGTCGTCGCAGGGCGCGCCATCAAACACGAAGACATCCATGTCAGAGCACTTTGCTCTGTAGTGACCTTCGCTCCAAGCGCGAAAGGTAACGCCGCAGACTAGCGGCGTCGGGATCAGCTTTTGTCGTCTGGTTGTGCTTCAGGCGCCAGCTCATCGGGCTGCGAGGCGGTCAAGGTGGAGCCATTGCAGAGGACTTTCCCCACTTCGTCGGCTACCGTACCGTCGACGATTCGTCCCTGCATTTCGTCAAACTTGACGTTTTCCAGGTCCTCGATGCTGCTGTACATGCCCATGTGACGGACATTGCGTTTGGCGCAATCAAGTTCCAGTTTTGTGTAGCTGGTGAAATAGGATCCTGCTCTTCGTATGGTGGCCTGAATGGCGGAGCCACTCTCAGCAAACGAGACGATGGCGTATTCGGCATCCGAGTCGTCGTAGCTGTATTTGATTTTCTGAACGTCCGCTATGGCGCAGCCCGCTACGAAAAGTACCGCAACCGAAATAACCGTTTTCATGCATTCTTCCATGAATAAGCTGAAGCCAAGAGACGGGTGGCAAAGTGAGATCATTTTGCTCGGCTTGTAACATCGAGTCAACAATCAGCAGGACGCCATGAGCACTGTCAGTCAGAAAACCACCTGCTGAACGGAACTTTATAGACGACTTTGGCTCGCGTGCAACAAATGCACCTATGACAAACCGATCAGCGGCGGGTGGATCGCACGTGTGTGGGACCGGGATAAAAAAACCGATGCCCCTACAGGCATCGGTTTTCTAAGGTAGCTGGACCCCGCCTCATGGCATTTGCGGCAGTTCCTGCGGCCGCAAATCAAACACCAGTACCTCGGCATCCTGGCCGTTACTCAACGTCAGTGCTTGCTCCTCGCGTACTCGCACACCGTCACCTTCTTGTAGCGGTACACCATTGAGCTCGACACTGCCCCGGGCTACATGCACGTAGGCATAACGATCAGCTGCCAGGGTCAAGGTGGCGCTTTCTTGACCGTCGAACAGCCCGGCATAGACCCGTGCGTCCTGGCGTACCTGGAGCGAGCCCTCGGCGCCGTCCGGGGAAATGATCAACTGCAGGCGCCCGCGTTTTTGTTCGGCGCTGAAGTGCTCCTGTTGATAGCGCGGCGTGGCACCACTGACGTTGGGCACGATCCAGATTTGCAGGAAGTGCACCAATTCGTCGGCACTGTGATTGAACTCACTGTGGGCCACGCCACTGCCGGCACTCATCAATTGCACATCGCCTGGGCGAATCACCGAGCCCGTGCCCAGGGTGTCCTTATGCTCCAACGCGCCTTCGAGCACATAGGAGAAAATCTCCATGTCCCGATGAGGGTGTTGGCCGAAGCCCTTGGCGGCCGCGACTCGGTCGTCGTTGATGACCAACAGGTCGGAAAAGCCTTGTTCATTGACGTTGCGGTAGCTGGCGAAAGAAAACGTATGGAACGAGGTCAGCCAGCCGTGGCGGGCGATGCCGCGGTCCGAAGCTTTGCGAAGGGTCAGCATGGTCATTCTCCTGGTTCAGTGGGTGACGGCTGTGGCCGTTCACCGGGTTCAGAAGAAGGTTAATGGTTATCGAAGTATTCAATAAGGAGGTGGAAAACGAAAGACTGTCCGCTTTGAGTGGACAATGCTCAAATGTGACCAGCCGGCGCTTCGTTTCGCCATAATGCATGGGATGACTGATGCCCTCAATTAAACGACGACTCCTGTGGGAGCGAGCTTGCTCGCGATAGCGTCCGTTCAGCTTGCCTCAATGTCGTTTGACACTCCGCTATCGCGAGCAATCTCCCACGGGGTTTCATTCCAGGGTTTGGGTTGGCGAGCATCAGGCTTCGCTGCGCTTACCTGGATTTTTTGGTGTATGTCCCAATGAAAACCGTTGCAATGGTGTTGTTCCCGGATTTCTTGCTGCTCGACATGGCCGGGCCGCTTGAAGTGTTTTCCATCGCCAATCGCTATCTTGAGCCAGACCATCGTTATCAACTGCTGACCCTGGGCACCGAGCGCGGCGCGTTGCGGGCGTCCAATGGCGTGACGGTACAGGCCGATATTCATATCGACCAAGCCTGGGCGGCCTATGACGTGTTGCTGGTACCGGGCGGGCCGGGGGCCTACAACGATCAGCACCCGGGCCTGCATACCTGGCTGCGCGCGGCGGCGCAACGAGCCACGCGCTACGGCTCCATTTGCACTGGGGCCTTCGTGCTTGGCGAGGCTGGGTTGCTCGACGGTTACCGCGTCACCACTCACTGGCATTACACCGAACGCCTGATCCGCCGTTTCCCCAAGGCGCTGGTGGAAACCGACAAGATCTTTCTCCAGGACCGGCGCCTGATCACCTCCGGTGGTGTGACCGCCGGGATTGACCTGGCGCTGTCCATCGTCGCGCAAGACCACGGCCGCAAAGTGGCGCTGGACGTGGCCAAGGTGTTGTTGGTGGTGATGAAGCGCCAGGGCGGGCAGGCGCAG is a window from the Pseudomonas brassicacearum genome containing:
- a CDS encoding pirin family protein, with protein sequence MLTLRKASDRGIARHGWLTSFHTFSFASYRNVNEQGFSDLLVINDDRVAAAKGFGQHPHRDMEIFSYVLEGALEHKDTLGTGSVIRPGDVQLMSAGSGVAHSEFNHSADELVHFLQIWIVPNVSGATPRYQQEHFSAEQKRGRLQLIISPDGAEGSLQVRQDARVYAGLFDGQESATLTLAADRYAYVHVARGSVELNGVPLQEGDGVRVREEQALTLSNGQDAEVLVFDLRPQELPQMP
- a CDS encoding GlxA family transcriptional regulator, translated to MPSAFESVLKNKNMAYRPLGSPAADQAPIRVAFVLMDNFSMMSFTGAVDALVTANLMSDMPLYEVLTVGASGCQVTSDLGIVISADVELAQLPENQDVLIVAGGFRVKLQGLPLLRRKLRANAASGAILGGLWNGVFFVADANLLDGFECAVHPESRAMMTEMFPHVKVSNRAYVVDRERVSCAGANSSLRMMLQLISKTGGQALVGAIEEILRCDESGDNATDLPPVFVETDPTLPESLKLALELMWQNVEEPLTIDELAACVKISKRQLERRFCSFLGATPTRYYLELRLTRARQLIQQTNRSVTEIAVATGFVSSPHFQRRFRDFFGVPPGSYRSKLERKQALQ
- a CDS encoding GlxA family transcriptional regulator, translating into MKTVAMVLFPDFLLLDMAGPLEVFSIANRYLEPDHRYQLLTLGTERGALRASNGVTVQADIHIDQAWAAYDVLLVPGGPGAYNDQHPGLHTWLRAAAQRATRYGSICTGAFVLGEAGLLDGYRVTTHWHYTERLIRRFPKALVETDKIFLQDRRLITSGGVTAGIDLALSIVAQDHGRKVALDVAKVLLVVMKRQGGQAQFSPLVAAVAPQESAITRVQNHVMEHLEEPFTIERMAALAAMSPRHFARVFAREVKMTPMEFLQGARIDRARQLLESTDLPLKTVAFRSGFGSVRHMRFLFSEKLGLTPVQYRQQFS